From Saccharomyces kudriavzevii IFO 1802 strain IFO1802 genome assembly, chromosome: 13, a single genomic window includes:
- the DUS1 gene encoding tRNA dihydrouridine synthase (similar to Saccharomyces cerevisiae DUS1 (YML080W); ancestral locus Anc_4.350), translating into MTDFAVATADNALMQKLSGRQLFDKIGRPTRIVAPMVDQSELAWRILSRRYGATLAYTPMLHAKLFATSKKYREDNWSPLDGSDGDRPLVVQFCANDPVHLLAAAKLVEDKCDAVDLNLGCPQGIAKKGHYGSFLMEEWDLIHNLISTLHKNLKVAVTAKIRIFDDREKSLDYAKMVLDAGAQFLTVHGRVREQKGQKTGMADWETIKYLRDELPKETVFFANGNVLYPEDISRCMEHIGADAVMSAEGNLYNPGVFNVDKTEDKDKTFPRVDKIIREYFQIVKECQESKASRTAMKSHFFKILRPFLPQHIDIRSELATMNAKASWEEWEEKIVKPVERVVQDIFEQPDIELKDKIMVGEKQPWGGSYRTVPYWRCQPYFRPVNGVTGDKRVMQDLTDTDMNRKRKADVLLESSDKKKDVKV; encoded by the coding sequence ATGACTGACTTTGCCGTGGCCACCGCTGATAACGCCTTGATGCAGAAACTTTCAGGTCGACAACTTTTTGACAAGATAGGTCGCCCTACCAGGATTGTTGCACCTATGGTAGACCAATCTGAATTAGCATGGCGTATTCTGTCGAGGAGATATGGCGCCACTTTGGCGTACACTCCCATGTTACATGCGAAACTGTTTGCTACCTCAAAGAAATATAGAGAAGACAACTGGTCTCCCTTAGATGGTTCTGATGGGGATAGGCCCTTGGTTGTGCAGTTCTGTGCTAATGATCCGGTGCATCTGTTGGCCGCAGCCAAACTAGTGGAGGATAAATGTGACGCTGTAGATTTAAATTTGGGCTGTCCTCAGGGCATAGCTAAGAAGGGACACTATGGGTCATTCCTGATGGAAGAATGGGATCTGATACACAATTTAATCAGCACCTTGCATAAGAACTTGAAGGTCGCAGTCACGGCCAAAATACGTATATTCGATGACCGTGAGAAGAGTCTGGATTATGCCAAGATGGTGTTGGATGCAGGTGCCCAATTTTTGACGGTACATGGGAGAGTAAGAGAACAAAAGGGTCAAAAGACAGGAATGGCAGACTGGGAGACTATTAAGTATCTAAGAGATGAATTACCTAAAGAAACCGTGTTTTTTGCTAATGGGAATGTTTTATATCCTGAAGACATCTCACGTTGTATGGAACACATCGGTGCAGATGCAGTGATGAGCGCCGAGGGAAACCTTTACAATCCCGGTGTTTTCAACGTGGATAAAACTGAGGACAAGGACAAAACTTTCCCACGTGTAGATAAGATTATCAGGGAATATTTCCAGATAGTCAAAGAATGTCAAGAATCTAAGGCCTCCAGAACAGCAATGAAGTCccactttttcaaaattctcaGGCCTTTTCTACCGCAACACATTGACATCAGATCAGAACTTGCCACTATGAATGCGAAAGCTTCCTGGGAAGAATGGGAGGAAAAGATTGTGAAACCTGTGGAAAGAGTCGTGCAAGATATATTCGAACAGCCTGATATCGAACTGAAGGATAAGATTATGGTTGGTGAAAAGCAGCCTTGGGGCGGTTCTTACAGAACTGTACCATATTGGAGGTGTCAGCCATACTTCAGACCTGTTAATGGTGTCACTGGTGATAAACGAGTTATGCAAGACCTAACAGACACAGACATGAACAGGAAACGTAAAGCTGACGTTCTGCTGGAATCTTCtgataaaaagaaggatgTAAAAGTGTAG
- the CFF1 gene encoding Cff1p (similar to Saccharomyces cerevisiae YML079W; ancestral locus Anc_4.349), whose product MYISYVFFFSNLPLCISIKAENIYICVAFIRKLYNNLELMQLNENPPEPNMSANVQEAADAAIEPVSFVRVPAPEPPTSLQQLIHDWQLIKHREGGYFKETDRSPSTMELEKPQKGDSSKTETVIRNQSTLIYYLLTPDSPIGKFHKNINRITHILQRGKGQYVLVYPDGQVKSFRVGFDYKIGEVSQWVVPGGVFKASFLVPNEEFHNGLLISEVVVPGFDFEDHTFMKGEDELKTIVGPEKAAELAFLA is encoded by the coding sequence ATGTACATCTCCtacgttttttttttctcgaaCTTACCTTTATGTATAtcaataaaagcagaaaatatttatatatgcgTCGCCTTTATAAGAAAACTCTACAATAATCTAGAACTCATGCAGTTAAACGAGAACCCGCCAGAACCAAACATGTCAGCCAACGTACAAGAAGCTGCGGATGCAGCCATAGAGCCGGTTAGCTTCGTTAGAGTCCCAGCACCTGAACCACCAACTAGTTTGCAACAGTTGATCCATGATTGGCAATTAATCAAGCATAGAGAAGGTGGGTATTTCAAGGAAACAGATAGATCTCCCTCAACCATGGAGTTGGAGAAGCCGCAAAAGGGAGATTCCAGCAAGACTGAAACGGTGATAAGGAACCAATCTACGCTTATTTATTACTTGCTAACTCCCGACAGCCCAATTGGGAAATTCCACAAGAATATCAACAGAATCACCCACATTTTGCAAAGAGGTAAGGGCCAATACGTGCTGGTGTACCCTGATGGTCAGGTGAAGTCATTCAGAGTCGGATTTGACTATAAAATTGGAGAAGTCTCCCAATGGGTCGTCCCCGGAGGTGTTTTCAAAGCAAGTTTTCTTGTGCCAAACGAAGAATTTCACAACGGCCTGTTGATAAGTGAAGTAGTGGTACCAGGATTTGATTTCGAAGACCACACCTTCATGAAGGGTGAAGATGAGTTGAAGACTATTGTTGGACCTGAAAAAGCGGCCGAATTGGCATTCTTAGCTTAG